Proteins from a genomic interval of Thamnophis elegans isolate rThaEle1 chromosome 2, rThaEle1.pri, whole genome shotgun sequence:
- the TSPAN10 gene encoding tetraspanin-10, translating to MTVNDHKYYTYNAQGTPLSPDGQESGPSWNQARQWHLLHQSSHLPLDSFSHCAKCLTFTWNTIFSIIGLFILAIGIWGLSEKESLESERITNLGSDPMLFFALVGLVVTSISLLGCTGALFESIFLLKLFTGGIIIFVVLEVLGGIVIFSLRQHIKASLQNFLTVAMLQYQDDLDLQFIMDEIQSGLQCCGVKSYLDWKANMYFNCTSPGVQACGVPASCCLNPLENGTILNSQCGFGTLGMEEFAVQSTIYLGGCVPQLNKWLNSHAGTIGFFAVVLVVIEVGSLLLAIKVLAGIASARTQHYSGKEGTH from the exons AATGATCACAAGTATTATACATATAATGCACAAGGCACACCTCTGAGCCCTGATGGACAAGAAAGTGGTCCTTCTTGGAACCAAGCAAGACAATGGCACCTTCTTCATCAGTCTTCCCATCTTCCTCTGGATTCATTTAGCCACTGCGCTAAATGCTTGACCTTTACTTGGAACACAATTTTCTCCATTATAGGATTATTCATTTTGGCCATAGGAATTTGGGGGCTCTCCGAGAAGGAATCTCTGGAAAGTGAACGAATAACAAATTTGGGCAGTGACCCTATGCTTTTTTTTGCATTAGTGGGACTAGTAGTTACATCTATATCCCTTTTGGGCTGTACAGGAGCCCTCTTTGAAAGCATCTTTCTTCTGAAGCTTTTTACTGGAGGAATAATAATTTTTGTGGTTTTGGAAGTTTTGGGAGGAATCGTCATCTTTTCTCTGAGACAACACATCAAGGCTTCCTTGCAAAATTTTCTTACGGTGGCCATGTTACAGTACCAGGATGACCTAGATCTCCAGTTCATTATGGATGAAATTCAATCAGGTCTCCAATGCTGTGGAGTAAAGTCTTATCTGGATTGGAAAGCAAATAT GTATTTTAACTGCACTTCTCCAGGTGTGCAAGCCTGTGGCGTTCCTGCATCGTGTTGTCTGAATCCACTGGAAAATGGTACCATCCTGAATTCCCAGTGTGGCTTTGGCACCCTGGGCATGGAGGAGTTTGCAGTTCAAAGCACCATCTATCTTGGAGGCTGTGTTCCCCAGTTAAACAAGTGGCTCAATAGTCACGCAGGAACAATAGGCTTCTTTGCTGTAGTTTTGGTTGTGATCGAAGTAGGTAGCCTGCTTCTGGCCATTAAGGTCCTGGCAGGCATTGCTTCTGCTCGGACTCAGCATTATAGTGGGAAGGAGGGCACGCATTAG